ATCCAATCAGACATTGATGGGGCTGTTTGAGGCGTGCTAATTCAGCTAAGATATCCGCTACAGGTTCTAGGGGAAGCTTAGTAGGTAGCGATCGCTTGGGTAACTTCTCTGCACTATAACTAGCTGGCTTGACATCTGCCACAGCTGCCGCCATTACAATTAAATCTGCTTCCGGGAAACACTCTAGCATCGCCTGTTGCATTTGTTCAGCACTGACAACTGGAATCGATTGCACTCCCTGTGGTACATTCCAGGTGGCTGGGGCGTGAACCAGTGTCACTGCTGCCCCTCGGTGCATAGCTGCTTGCGCCAACGCTAGTCCCATTTTGCCAGTGGAGGGATTACCAATGAATCGTACTGGATCTAGATGTTCCCGGGTGCCCCCTGCGCTAATTAATACTCGCTTGCCCAGTAAGTCTCGCTTACCATTAGTGTGTAACAGCGATTGAATGTGGGTAACAATCTCAGCTGGTTCTGCCATCCGTCCAGCACCAACGCGATCGCAAGCCAACAGTCCGTAGCCTGTGTCCATTCCGTGATATCGGCTATCTGCTAATAGCTGTTGCCAGTTCCGTTGCACAGCCAACTGCTGCCACATCTCAGTATTCATCGCTGGTGCTAACAAAACCGGACAGGTAGAAGCCAATATAGTATTCGTTAGCAGATTGTCAGCCATCCCATAAGTCAACTTAGCTAAAGTATTGGCAGTCAAGGGCGAGATTGCCAACACTTCTGCCCATTCACCCAAATCTATATGCAATGGACGCTGACGTGTAGGTTGCCAAAAGTCTTTATCCGTATAAGCTGGATGACGGGATAGCGTTGATACAGTCAAAGGCGTGATAAATTCTTGGGCTGAATCGGTAAGAATTACCCGGACTTCAGCCCCAGCTTTAAACAGTGTAGAAACGACTTCACAGACTTTATAGGCAGCGATGCCGCCGCCTATACCAATTAAAACCCGCCTGCTTGATTTTGGATTAAAGGTTGATTGCATTTGATATTTGGGATTGGGGTAATTATGTTAACCTACATAGCCTTCGCTTCTCAGCAGTCAACCCCAATCTAAGATCCAAAATCCAAAATCTAAAATCGTTATGCCTCATCATACGGTTCCAGGTCTAAGAGGTGGAGGTATGGTTCCACTAACTCAGGACGCTGAAACGCGATCGCTCGCAGTAAATGCCAATCGTTCAAACCATCAAAAGCATTGTTGTAATTATCCTGCTCTAAACGGGTAGCCAACTCCTTCACGTCTACTGCGGACATGGCAGCAATATCCCGCTTGGAAATGCACAAAGTTTCCATTGTTACGCTTGCCCCCCTTGAGCAAAATCTGCATCCAGCATCAGCTTGAACTAAACAATTGCAGCACCCCAATCTATATTAATCAGTTCATGCTATCTGCGTGTATATGCCTGTATAAAATTTAAAGGACGATCATGATGATTTATAAACTTTTTGATCTTCCTTTGACATGATCCTTAAAACGAAATTACGAGTCAGTGCTAACACTTCTGGTCGAATTTCATGCCCCATATCAAATTCCTGGTACTCTACCGAGACACCCAAAGCCACTAAATTATCCCGTGCGTCTTGAGCAGCCTTGACGGGCACAACATAGTCTTGCCTACCATGCACAATTAAAACCGGAGGAAACTTACCACCTGCTGGTGGAGAGGTTGGATGTAGATATCCACTTAAGGCAACTAAACCTGCTAGTGGCAAGCTTAACCCTACATCTAAAGTCATTGCTGCACCTTGGGAAAATCCACTCAAAATCGTGCGCGACAATGGTACACCCGTGCTACCTTCTAGAGATTGCAACCAGTTGATTAGCAGTTGCCGACTTTCTGGTAGCCCCTTACCCTTCTCCTGCCCCAAGTCATACCACATCCTGCCCGCACCATAGGGATGGGGAAAAGGTGCATTGGGAAACATAAACTGGTAATCAGGTAAATTCGCCAGGGGAACTACAGCTGCTAGATTTTGAGCATTGGCACCCCAGCCATGTAACGTCACGATCAATCCAGTTGGTTCCTTACCCGTAATCGCTGGAACCGTGATGACTTGTAAAGACAAGAACTTGCTCCTATTAAACCCTCTTAATTGATCTTAATAAAACTATTAGCTTTCAGCCTCTTCTTAGCGCTCTTTGCGTTTTCGCGGTTTTTAATATAGGTTTTGATCCTGTCAACAATAGGGAATTTAAGTCATGGCACGTCTAGCACTGCTGAGTGTATCGGATAAAACAGGGCTAATCAACTTTGCCCGTAGTCTAGCTGAAGAATTTGGGTTTGATCTAATCAGCAGTGGTGGAACGGCTCAAGCCCTCAAGCAGGTAGGGCTACCAGTAACAAAAGTTGCCGATTACACAGGTTCTCCTGAAATTTTAGCAGGCAGAGTCAAAACGCTGCATCCGCGAATTCATGGCGGGATTTTGGCGCGTCGGGATTTGCAGCAGGATATGGCAGATTTAGAAACCAACCATATCCGCCCGATTGATTTAGTCGTAGTGAATCTCTATCCCTTCGAGCAAACCATTGCCAAACCGGGAGTCACGTTAGCAGAGGCAATTGAGCAAATTGATATTGGTGGTCCTGCTATGCTGCGGGCAGCTGCCAAGAATTACGCCCATCTGACTGTTCTTTGTAACCCCTCTATGTATGAAGCATACTTGCAAGAGTTACGACAGCATGAAGGAAAAGCGTCTTTAGAGTTCCGTCAAGCCTGCGCTATCCAAGCCTTTGAACATACAGCTGGATACGATAGAGCGATCACTATCTATCTTACCAATCAGGAGTCAAACGTAGGGGCGGGTTTATCAGAACCGTTAGTGGGAGAATCGAACTTATCTATAAACCCACCCGTACTACCCCAAAGATTTACAATTTCTGGGGAACAGTTGCAATCTCTGCGTTATGGCGAGAATCCTCATCAACCCGCAGGCTGGTATCAAACAGGGACTACTGCAACAGGCTGGGCAGCCGCTACCAAACTCCAGGGCAAAGAATTAAGTTATAACAACTTAGTTGATCTAGAAGCAGCGGGGCGGCTAATTGCTGAATTCGCTGATACTCCAGCTGCGGTGATTATTAAACACACAAATCCCTGTGGGGTGGCGCTGGGAAATACGTTATCAGAAGCTTATGAAAAGGCTTTCAATGCTGACCCGGTTTCTGCCTTTGGTGGGATTGTAGCACTGAACCGTCCGATTGATGCGTCTACTGCAACTGCTTTGACTCAAACGTTTTTGGAATGTGTAGTTGCACCCAGTTGCGAACCAGAGGCAAAGGAAATTATTGCTGCTAAGTCAAAGGTTAGGGTTTTGCTGTTACCAGACTTAAGTATGGGACCTGAGGAAACAGTGAAAGCGATCGCTGGGGGTTTTTTGGTGCAAGTTGCCAATGATGTTGTAGCTGACACCAGCCAATGGCAAGTTGTGACACAGAAGCAACCTACCTCAGATCAGCTGGCAGAATTGCTGTTTGCTTGGAAGGTTTGCAAGCATGTCAAGTCTAATGCAATTGTCATCACAGGCGATCGCACTACTCTCGGCGTGGGAGCAGGACAAATGAATCGCGTCGGTTCAGTCAAAATTGCCTTAGAACAAGCTGGGGAAAAAGCCCAAGGTGCATTTCTTGCCAGTGATGGTTTCTTCCCTTTTGATGATTCTGTACGGACAGCAGCAGCTGCGGGGATTACGGCGATTGTGCAACCTGGTGGCAGTTTGCGGGATCAAGATTCTATCAAAGCTGCAAATGAACTGGGTTTAGTCATGGTGTTTACGGGAGTGCGACACTTCTTGCACTAACTCGGGTAAAAATCAGCAGAATATATCTTTACAGTAATATTCTCGGCTCATTTACGCCATCCCCATTTGCTCAATTTCGACAGCTTTGGTAACAGATTAGGTCCTTCCAGGCGTAGCTTCCAATTCATAATGTCAGGGTGTTCTGGGTCTACGCCCTCCCACATGTTGAGCCAAGCACGAGCACCATCCCGGTGTTTTTGAGCTAGTAACAGTTCAATGTAGACATTGGAAAAGGCAGCAAACTCGTTAAAATGGAAGCGCTTGCGAGCAAGGGTTTGAGTAGCGCTTCAGCCGCGTCAATTTCGCCTTGGATGAGGTGAAGCCGTGCCATCGATACGCGGGCAAACACATAGTCAGGACAATTTCCGCATAAATATCAAGGACTTCTGAATACCTTTGGAGTTATTCCTGTTAATTTGCGAAAAAAAGTTGTTAAATGGCTTTGATTCTTAAACCCGCACATGAGTGCAATTTCAGCTATAGACAGTTCGTTTTGCTTGAGTAATTGTTTTGAGCGCTCTATTCGTTGCTGCAACACGTACTGATATGGTGTGACTCCCATTGAGCGCTTAAACAAGTGGCAGAAATAATATTGGCTCATGCCGACAAGTTTAGCTAGGTGAGCGAGTTTAATCTCCTGATCGAGATAAGTCTGGACAAATGGGTCGCTTCTTCAGTAATATGCTTCAACCCAGTGGGGAGAATGATCAAATGTTGGTGATTGGATTAACTGCTCAACGTCTGACAAGATTTGACGTTGAGGTCTAATTTGGCTAAATCAATTTCACGCATGAAAGATATTTATATAAGCCATTTGACAAATAATATTAAGTCCACCTACCATCATCGGTGACCACAAGCGATAGAACAAACATCGTTATGGCAGGCGGGAAATTGACTGGCAAAGTTGCCTTGGTAACGGGTTCAGCGCGGGGAATTGGGCAAGCGATCGCTCTACGACTTGCAGAAGATGGAGCATCGCTGGTAATTAATTATGCAGGAAGTGTTGATAAGGCAAATGAGGTTGTAGAAACTATCAAAGCCAAAGAAAGGTAGGCGATCGCTATTCAAGCAGATATCAGCAACGTATCAGATATTGAACGTCTGTTTGACAAAGCTATTGAGCACTTTGGTAAAATTGATATTCTTGTCAACAACGCAGGCATCAACAATTACAAATTAATTGCCGATTTCACTGAAGCAGATTTCGATCGAATCTTCGCCATCAACGTCAAAGGGACATTCTTTTGCTGTCAACAAGCTGCCAAACGTATGGCAGATGGAGGATGCATCATCAATTTTTCCTCTTCTACAACGGCATTAATGCTGCCAACCTACGGTGCTTACGTGGGTACTAAAGGCGCTGTTGAGCAAATTACACGGGTACTCGCTAAAGAAGTTGGACAACGCGGTATCCGGGTCAATGTTGTCTCTCCGGGTCCGACCAATACGCCATTATTTACTCAGGGCAAGACTCAGGAACAAATCGATCGCCTCGCTCAAATGGCAGCTTTGGGTCGTATTGGGGAAGTGGAAGATATTGCTAGGGTCGTTGCCTTTCTTGCCAGTGAAGACGCTCGTTGGATTACAGGTCAAAATCTTCGCGTTAACGGTGGTTTTGCATAATTGGTCTTAATGTAAATATCAATACAAAAAAAAATTAGGGAAGTAATTCACTCATAAATAAGGATAGCCGTAAAAGCTATTCAACCTGTAAGAAGCATCTAATATCAATAAGAAGCAGGACTTACGCACCCAGTCAAAAGTGAGGTTTCGCAGCTTTCTTAGCTGGGAAACTCAACTATAGCTTTTTGCAGTTGTTGAAATGCGTGAGTCTTGAGAAAAATAGAGGTGCATCCGGCGCTTAGGAGATGTTGCAGTGAACGTAAAGACAATCTGGGCTCTGCTTAAAGAGACATTTTCGGAATGGAACAAGGACAAAGCATCGCGGCTAGCAGCAGCGTTGGCGTACTACACAATTTTTTCTCTTGCACCGCTGTTAATTATCGTGATTGCGATCGCTGGTGCAGTGTTTGGGGAAGAAGCAGCAAGAGGCGAAATTGTTGGGCAAATTCGCGGCTTAGTCGGCAAGGATGGCGCGGAAGTCATCCAAACAGCAATAGAAAATGCCAGTCAACCCGCTGAAGGGATAGTTGCCTCCGTTATTAGCTTCGTCGTCCTCGTATTCGGTGCCACCGGGGTATTTGCCCAGCTGCAAGATGCCCTCAACACAATCTGGGAAGTACAGCCGAAGCCAGGACGCGGCATAGTTAATGTCATTCGCAGCCGTTTTTTGTCGTTCACAATGGTGCTGGGAATTGGCTTTTTATTGCTCGTATCCCTCGTGCTCAGTGCAGCCTTGGCGGCGTTGGTCAATTTTTTGGGCAATCTGCTGCCAGGTCTCTCTTTCCTGTGGGAGATTTTCAACTTTGTCCTTGGTTTTGCTGTCACTACGTTGTTGTTTGGGCTGATTTTCAAAACCCTACCAGATGTCAAAATTACCTGGGGTGATGTTTGGATTGGAGCGGTCATTACCTCACTGCTGTTTTCGATTGGTAGATTCCTGCTGGGACAGTATCTAGGTCAAAGTACTTTTGGCTCAACCTTTGGTGCAGCTGGTGCGCTTGTAATTATCCTTGCTTGGGTTGACTATGCTGCTCAAATTCTCTTTTTCGGTGCCGAATTTACCCAAGTTTATGCCAGAAAATACGGCTCTAAGATTGTTCCCTCTGAGAATGCCATCCCCGTGACTGAAGAGGCTAGGGCTCAACAAGGTATGCAACCGAATGATAATGAGCGGACACAGCGATCGTCTGGCAGTAAATCGCGATCGCCTAACTCGCTCAATCGCCTATTCCGGCGCTTTACACAGCCCAAACGTTCACAACGGAGAAGAAATAATCGGCTACCTTAACCAAGCAGGTCATTCTGTGGAATAAATATGCGTTATATCCTTTCTACAGGAGACGTTTAGATGGGAGCATACCCTGACGCTACTTATAATAAGGGCTTTGTTTCAAGCAGCTACGCCATCTTGGGAACTGGAGCGCTGGGTGGTTACTACGGTGCTTGTCTGCAACGAGCTGGTTTAGATGTCCACTTCTTGCTGCACAGCGATTACAAACATGTCAGCAAATCTGGTCTAATCATCGAGTCTCCAGAAGGGGACTTCACTCTGTCTCAAGTTAATGCCTACAGCAACGTTGCCCAGATGCCGCGCTGTGATGTGGTAGCCATTGCACTGAAAACAACACAAAATCACCTCCTACCTCAGCTATTGCCTGCTGTGGTTAAAGATGATGGTGTTGTTTTAGTGTTGCAGAATGGGTTAGGCATTGAGGATGAAGTTGCTCAGATTGTTGGCTCCCATCGGGTGATTGGTGGACTGTGCTTTCTCTGCTCGAATAAAGTAGGACCAGGACACATTCACCACTTGGATTACAAGGAAATTACCCTAGGCGAATACATGCCTAACTATCGTCCCTGCGGCATTACCGAGCGGTTGCGTCAAATTGCTGATGATTTTGAACGTGCTGGAATTCCTATCCAACTAGCTGAAGATTTGCTGCTTGCCCGTTGGCGGAAACTAGTTTGGAACATCCCTTACAATGGGCTTTCTGTAATTCTCGATGCAACGACAGATGAGCTGATGGCGAATGAGTATGCCCGGTCGTTAGTCGAGCAACTGATGCATGAAGTAGTTGCTGGTGCTGCTAAGTGCGATCGCTATATCCCTGATAGCTTCATTCAGAAAATGCTTGACCACACCGCTCAGATGAAACCATACCGCCCTAGCATGAAAATTGACTACGATCATCTGCGACCGCTAGAGGTGGAAGCTATATTCGGCAACCCCCTACGGGCAGCTCAAGCAGCAGGTGCTAATTTGCCCCAAATTGCTACGCTTTACCTGCAACTAAAGTTTTTAGATGGGAAAAATTGCTTTTGAAACACCTTTTCGTTATGGCTTATGGTATGATTATCTTACTTAATAATGGAAATATTTAGAAGAAAGTGTTTTGCCACAGATTTCCATTATCAAATAATACCATGAAGTTACAAAAATAGCGACAAAAAATAAAGTTTTAATTTCTAATCAGTAAACAACCTCTTTAGATTACTACTTCATCAGTGATTATTTTGTGAATATAGCAATCTGATTTGATTTGTGGGGCAGGCATCTTGCCCATGTCACATCTCACAAGTTATTCAGGATTGCTATAGCAAAAGATTAATTTACTATCGATCTCGATCAATTTCCGTGTCTGCCTCTGAACTAGCAGTCAGCGGTCTAATTACCCGGGCGATCGCCTGCTGCACAAACTCCTGCACAAACTCATCCCGCCGATTCAGCTGAAATTGTCGTTGCACTACTTCCGTAATGCCACCATCGCCCCAATCTTGATTTTGGCGGAAGTACTCAATAAAACTTTTCCCAGCAATATGTGTCAAATAAGCCGCTGTTACTCCTTGAATCGCCCGACCCACTATAAATGTGCCCACATTGGTCTGGAGAGTGATTGACATTAATTGAAATGCACCCTTGACAATACCCAGACTTGCTAAAGTTTTTGCCAAAGAAAGCGCTAGATCTTTTCCTCGTGCCAAATTCAATTCACAACCGTAAATTTTGCCGATTTCCACTACCATTTGAGCATTTATAGCTGCCGTAGCCAGTAGATCAACTCCAGGTAGCGGCGTCACTACAACCACACCAGCACCAATCCATTGAAAGCGTTCTACCACCTGCTCCGCTTGACGGCGACGCTGAGCATCAATCATCTTACGGGCTTCTTCCCCCAAGCGCTGGGATTGTAGCAGGATATTATCTGCGACCAAATCTTCTCCTTCTGCCCGCAAG
This window of the Chroococcidiopsis sp. CCMEE 29 genome carries:
- a CDS encoding putative 2-dehydropantoate 2-reductase, giving the protein MGAYPDATYNKGFVSSSYAILGTGALGGYYGACLQRAGLDVHFLLHSDYKHVSKSGLIIESPEGDFTLSQVNAYSNVAQMPRCDVVAIALKTTQNHLLPQLLPAVVKDDGVVLVLQNGLGIEDEVAQIVGSHRVIGGLCFLCSNKVGPGHIHHLDYKEITLGEYMPNYRPCGITERLRQIADDFERAGIPIQLAEDLLLARWRKLVWNIPYNGLSVILDATTDELMANEYARSLVEQLMHEVVAGAAKCDRYIPDSFIQKMLDHTAQMKPYRPSMKIDYDHLRPLEVEAIFGNPLRAAQAAGANLPQIATLYLQLKFLDGKNCF
- a CDS encoding helix-turn-helix transcriptional regulator; translation: MKLAHLAKLVGMSQYYFCHLFKRSMGVTPYQYVLQQRIERSKQLLKQNELSIAEIALMCGFKNQSHLTTFFRKLTGITPKVFRSP
- the coaBC gene encoding bifunctional phosphopantothenoylcysteine decarboxylase/phosphopantothenate--cysteine ligase CoaBC translates to MQSTFNPKSSRRVLIGIGGGIAAYKVCEVVSTLFKAGAEVRVILTDSAQEFITPLTVSTLSRHPAYTDKDFWQPTRQRPLHIDLGEWAEVLAISPLTANTLAKLTYGMADNLLTNTILASTCPVLLAPAMNTEMWQQLAVQRNWQQLLADSRYHGMDTGYGLLACDRVGAGRMAEPAEIVTHIQSLLHTNGKRDLLGKRVLISAGGTREHLDPVRFIGNPSTGKMGLALAQAAMHRGAAVTLVHAPATWNVPQGVQSIPVVSAEQMQQAMLECFPEADLIVMAAAVADVKPASYSAEKLPKRSLPTKLPLEPVADILAELARLKQPHQCLIGFAAQTGDIVTPALEKLQNKKLDAIVANPIDQPDSGFGSGNNKATFIDNQGHQVEISPCSKLQMAHHLFDFVQGSIGAPGTWH
- a CDS encoding alpha/beta hydrolase, which codes for MSLQVITVPAITGKEPTGLIVTLHGWGANAQNLAAVVPLANLPDYQFMFPNAPFPHPYGAGRMWYDLGQEKGKGLPESRQLLINWLQSLEGSTGVPLSRTILSGFSQGAAMTLDVGLSLPLAGLVALSGYLHPTSPPAGGKFPPVLIVHGRQDYVVPVKAAQDARDNLVALGVSVEYQEFDMGHEIRPEVLALTRNFVLRIMSKEDQKVYKSS
- the purH gene encoding bifunctional phosphoribosylaminoimidazolecarboxamide formyltransferase/IMP cyclohydrolase — its product is MARLALLSVSDKTGLINFARSLAEEFGFDLISSGGTAQALKQVGLPVTKVADYTGSPEILAGRVKTLHPRIHGGILARRDLQQDMADLETNHIRPIDLVVVNLYPFEQTIAKPGVTLAEAIEQIDIGGPAMLRAAAKNYAHLTVLCNPSMYEAYLQELRQHEGKASLEFRQACAIQAFEHTAGYDRAITIYLTNQESNVGAGLSEPLVGESNLSINPPVLPQRFTISGEQLQSLRYGENPHQPAGWYQTGTTATGWAAATKLQGKELSYNNLVDLEAAGRLIAEFADTPAAVIIKHTNPCGVALGNTLSEAYEKAFNADPVSAFGGIVALNRPIDASTATALTQTFLECVVAPSCEPEAKEIIAAKSKVRVLLLPDLSMGPEETVKAIAGGFLVQVANDVVADTSQWQVVTQKQPTSDQLAELLFAWKVCKHVKSNAIVITGDRTTLGVGAGQMNRVGSVKIALEQAGEKAQGAFLASDGFFPFDDSVRTAAAAGITAIVQPGGSLRDQDSIKAANELGLVMVFTGVRHFLH
- a CDS encoding YihY/virulence factor BrkB family protein; translation: MNVKTIWALLKETFSEWNKDKASRLAAALAYYTIFSLAPLLIIVIAIAGAVFGEEAARGEIVGQIRGLVGKDGAEVIQTAIENASQPAEGIVASVISFVVLVFGATGVFAQLQDALNTIWEVQPKPGRGIVNVIRSRFLSFTMVLGIGFLLLVSLVLSAALAALVNFLGNLLPGLSFLWEIFNFVLGFAVTTLLFGLIFKTLPDVKITWGDVWIGAVITSLLFSIGRFLLGQYLGQSTFGSTFGAAGALVIILAWVDYAAQILFFGAEFTQVYARKYGSKIVPSENAIPVTEEARAQQGMQPNDNERTQRSSGSKSRSPNSLNRLFRRFTQPKRSQRRRNNRLP
- a CDS encoding DUF2555 domain-containing protein produces the protein METLCISKRDIAAMSAVDVKELATRLEQDNYNNAFDGLNDWHLLRAIAFQRPELVEPYLHLLDLEPYDEA